In the genome of Thermoproteus tenax Kra 1, the window CTTGGTCTCCTCAACGAAGCCGAAGAGAGCTGCGCTGAGAAGACCCCTCTGTCTGGCCAATGCGGTGTCGATATCATGCAGAGTGAAGAAGCGCGTTATCTCCTTCTCCTTATAGACGGGGCCCTTCGGCACCTCGATCTTGGCCCTTGTGCGTACATCGTACTGCTCGCCGGACTCTCCTCTGCCCTCCACAATGACTCTGCCGGTCTCCTCGTCTATCATTATAACATCGCCTTCCTCCACGCCCAGCTCTATGAGCTGTGCTGTTATCTCCGGCGGGATCCTCAGAGTCTTCTCCTCATCTCTAGTTCTAAGCTTTATAGTGGCCCCTCTGGGTATCTGCATGTAGGGGTTGTAGGGGTGTCTATCGTATCTTATGTCCAACGATCGGACTTCGCCCTCGTATACCTTACGCCATTCTCTCACTCTGATGCCGATGGCCTTCCTCAACGCCCTCATGAGGAACTCCGTCTTCTTCATCTCAGCAGAGTAGATCTCGCCGCCAGATATTGCAACAAACGGCGTGTCCTCCCCCAATTCCCTCGCTATGCCCACAGCCAAAGCCGTTTTTCCTGTCCCGGGGGGTCCGACGATCAATACTCCCTTTCCGGCGAATTTGCCCGCCCTTATCATTTTGACGACCATATAGGCGGCCTCCCTGGCCTCAACTTGGCCTACGAAGCCATCCGCAGAGAACTCAACGCGGCCATTCCTTACGCCGAGGCCTCTAATGTGGGTATGCGCTGCAAATCTTTCAAACTTGGACTTGATCTCCTCTATTCTGACTGAGGACATGTCGTTGCCTTTTCTATCCAAATTTTATCTTTATCCCGAAGAGCCCTCAGCTCCATCAACTTGGAGCGCTACCGATATGATGTGGAGCGAGTCTGCGACAGTACAATTGATATAATAGTGTTTTACGAGATGTTGTATGATCGA includes:
- a CDS encoding RuvB-like helicase, with amino-acid sequence MSSVRIEEIKSKFERFAAHTHIRGLGVRNGRVEFSADGFVGQVEAREAAYMVVKMIRAGKFAGKGVLIVGPPGTGKTALAVGIARELGEDTPFVAISGGEIYSAEMKKTEFLMRALRKAIGIRVREWRKVYEGEVRSLDIRYDRHPYNPYMQIPRGATIKLRTRDEEKTLRIPPEITAQLIELGVEEGDVIMIDEETGRVIVEGRGESGEQYDVRTRAKIEVPKGPVYKEKEITRFFTLHDIDTALARQRGLLSAALFGFVEETKEIPEEVRREADNFVKKTIDEGKGELIPGILFIDDAHLLDIESFAYLSRAMESEMAPILILATNRGMARIRGTDIESPHGIPRDMLDRLIIIKTNPYNEKEIEEIIKIKAAEEGIKLSDDALGALTKIGLESSLRYAIQLLVPAYIKARDDGRDAVTQKDVEYARRLFASLKDSVEYVKQYEELFLK